The Pseudomonadota bacterium genome includes a window with the following:
- the rplD gene encoding 50S ribosomal protein L4, with product MKVKVTDLENKDAGEIELSDSVFGVAVRSDLLHRAVRWQLAKRQAGTHSTKTVGEISGTTRKPWNQKGSGRARASSLRSPQFRGGAVIFGPTPRSHAHKLPKKVRRLALLSALSSKQAEGKLHVLDSASMKDGKTAALARHLTKLKMTSTVLLIDGPEIDKNLAFAARNLVGFDVLPQQGANVYDILRRDILVLTRAAIEHLEARLT from the coding sequence ATGAAGGTCAAAGTCACAGATTTAGAAAACAAGGATGCCGGAGAGATCGAACTCTCCGACAGTGTGTTCGGCGTTGCTGTACGGTCTGACCTCTTGCATCGCGCCGTTCGCTGGCAGTTGGCCAAACGCCAGGCCGGTACGCACAGCACAAAGACTGTCGGCGAGATCAGTGGCACCACACGCAAGCCGTGGAATCAGAAGGGCTCGGGTCGTGCGCGCGCCAGTTCCCTGCGATCACCGCAGTTCCGCGGCGGCGCGGTCATCTTTGGCCCGACCCCTCGCAGTCACGCACATAAGCTTCCAAAAAAGGTTCGCCGTTTGGCTCTCCTTTCAGCGCTTTCGAGTAAGCAAGCCGAGGGCAAACTTCACGTTCTCGATTCTGCATCTATGAAAGATGGCAAGACGGCCGCTCTGGCGCGTCATTTAACGAAGCTTAAAATGACTTCTACCGTCCTCCTTATTGACGGACCAGAGATCGATAAAAATTTGGCATTCGCGGCGCGCAATCTTGTCGGTTTTGATGTTTTGCCGCAGCAGGGTGCGAACGTTTACGACATTTTACGGCGCGATATTTTGGTTTTGACCCGGGCTGCCATAGAGCATTTGGAGGCACGCCTGACATGA
- the rplC gene encoding 50S ribosomal protein L3, with the protein MSGPQTARRRTGVIAQKMGMTRIFTDDGRHVPVTVLKMDACQVTAQRTQESHGYTALQLGAGKAKVKNVSGAMRGHFAKARVEPKRTVVEFRVSEDALIDVGQELLADHFATGQFVDVVGTSIGKGFAGAMKRHNFSGLRASHGVSVSHRSLGSTGHCQDPGRVFKGKKMAGHMGAVRNTVQNLEIISTDSDRGLILVRGGVPGPESGIVFVSDAVKLDPPKDAPFPASVRDSGSSESDPASAGGEESAGPEESVIAGEAAPEAAEETASKETTSPPADEEKV; encoded by the coding sequence ATGTCTGGGCCTCAAACAGCACGCCGACGCACCGGGGTGATCGCGCAGAAAATGGGCATGACGCGCATTTTCACCGATGACGGCCGGCATGTTCCGGTTACAGTTCTTAAGATGGATGCGTGCCAGGTGACGGCGCAGCGGACACAGGAAAGTCATGGCTATACCGCGCTGCAACTCGGCGCCGGCAAGGCCAAAGTCAAGAATGTTAGTGGCGCCATGCGCGGTCACTTTGCCAAAGCACGTGTTGAACCAAAGCGCACTGTTGTTGAATTCAGGGTTAGCGAAGATGCGCTCATAGATGTTGGCCAAGAACTTCTTGCCGATCATTTCGCCACGGGCCAATTTGTTGACGTTGTTGGCACCTCCATCGGCAAGGGTTTCGCCGGTGCCATGAAGCGCCATAATTTTTCCGGCCTCCGGGCCAGCCACGGCGTCTCGGTTTCGCATCGTTCGTTAGGCTCGACCGGCCATTGCCAGGATCCCGGTAGGGTATTCAAGGGCAAGAAAATGGCCGGGCATATGGGCGCGGTTAGGAACACGGTTCAAAATTTGGAAATCATTTCGACAGACAGCGACCGCGGCTTGATTCTCGTTCGTGGCGGTGTGCCGGGACCAGAATCTGGAATCGTGTTTGTGTCTGATGCGGTCAAGTTGGATCCGCCGAAAGATGCACCCTTTCCGGCTTCTGTACGGGATTCCGGTTCGAGCGAATCGGACCCGGCAAGTGCGGGGGGTGAAGAGAGCGCAGGCCCTGAGGAATCAGTTATAGCTGGAGAAGCAGCCCCTGAGGCTGCCGAAGAGACTGCATCTAAAGAGACCACGAGCCCACCCGCCGACGAAGAGAAGGTCTGA
- the rpsJ gene encoding 30S ribosomal protein S10: MDSQNIRIRLKAFDHRILDSSTGEIVNTAKRTGAQVRGPIPLPTRIEKYCVLRSPHIDKKSREQFEIRIHKRLLDIIDPTPQTVDALMKLDLAAGVDVEIRL, encoded by the coding sequence ATAGATAGCCAAAATATACGCATCCGATTGAAAGCGTTCGATCATCGAATCTTGGATTCTTCAACGGGTGAAATCGTCAATACCGCGAAGCGCACTGGTGCACAGGTTCGTGGCCCAATCCCGCTACCGACACGGATTGAGAAATATTGTGTGCTGCGCTCACCGCATATTGATAAAAAATCACGTGAACAGTTCGAAATCCGTATACATAAGCGCTTGCTCGACATTATCGACCCGACACCGCAAACCGTCGATGCGTTGATGAAACTCGACCTTGCCGCCGGTGTCGACGTCGAGATTAGACTTTAG
- the tuf gene encoding elongation factor Tu, which yields MAKQKFERTKPHCNVGTIGHVDHGKTTLTAAITKVLGEAGGAVFVPFDQIDKAPEERERGITIATAHVEYETTARHYAHVDCPGHADYVKNMITGAAQMDGAILVVSAADGPMPQTREHILLARQVGVPALVVFMNKVDQVDDEEILDLVELEVRELLSMYDYPGDDIPIVRGSALAALESRDDAIGKEMIMELMQAVDTAIPQPDRPIDKPFLMPIEDVFSISGRGTVVTGRIERGVIKVGDDIEIVGVKDTMKTVCTGVEMFRKLLDSGEAGDNVGVLLRGTKREEVERGQVLAKPGSITPHTKFEAETYILTKDEGGRHTPFFSNYRPQFYFRTTDITGTIELPEGTEMVMPGDNVNMKVNLIAPIAMDEGLRFAIREGGRTVGAGVVAKIME from the coding sequence ATGGCTAAACAGAAATTTGAACGTACGAAGCCGCATTGCAATGTGGGCACGATTGGGCATGTCGATCACGGCAAGACGACGTTGACGGCAGCGATCACCAAGGTACTTGGCGAGGCAGGCGGTGCGGTATTTGTTCCGTTTGATCAGATTGACAAGGCGCCGGAAGAGCGGGAGCGCGGCATAACGATTGCGACGGCGCATGTTGAGTATGAAACGACGGCGCGGCATTACGCGCATGTTGATTGCCCGGGTCACGCGGATTATGTGAAGAACATGATCACGGGCGCGGCGCAGATGGACGGCGCGATTTTGGTGGTGTCGGCGGCGGATGGCCCGATGCCGCAAACGCGCGAGCACATTTTGCTGGCGCGTCAGGTTGGTGTCCCGGCGCTGGTGGTTTTCATGAACAAGGTCGATCAGGTAGACGACGAGGAGATTCTTGATCTGGTTGAGCTTGAGGTTCGCGAGCTGTTGTCGATGTACGATTATCCGGGCGACGATATTCCGATTGTACGGGGTTCGGCGCTGGCGGCGCTTGAGAGCCGTGACGACGCGATCGGCAAAGAGATGATCATGGAACTGATGCAGGCGGTGGATACTGCCATTCCGCAGCCGGACCGGCCGATCGACAAGCCGTTTTTGATGCCGATTGAGGATGTGTTCTCGATCTCAGGGCGCGGCACGGTTGTGACCGGGCGGATTGAGCGCGGTGTCATCAAGGTTGGCGACGATATTGAGATTGTCGGCGTTAAGGACACGATGAAGACGGTGTGCACCGGGGTGGAGATGTTCCGCAAGCTTCTGGATTCGGGCGAGGCAGGCGACAATGTGGGCGTTTTGTTGCGCGGCACGAAGCGCGAGGAAGTAGAGCGCGGCCAGGTTCTGGCGAAGCCCGGGTCGATCACGCCGCACACCAAGTTTGAAGCGGAGACCTATATTCTGACCAAGGACGAGGGCGGCCGTCATACGCCGTTTTTCTCGAACTATCGTCCGCAGTTTTATTTCCGTACGACCGACATCACGGGGACGATCGAATTGCCGGAAGGCACGGAGATGGTGATGCCGGGCGACAATGTGAATATGAAAGTTAACTTGATTGCGCCGATTGCCATGGATGAAGGCCTGCGCTTCGCAATTCGCGAAGGCGGCCGTACCGTGGGCGCAGGCGTTGTCGCTAAAATTATGGAATAG
- the rlmB gene encoding 23S rRNA (guanosine(2251)-2'-O)-methyltransferase RlmB, whose product MTRNRRINHRAKNPQEKTAKSAAAEQIYGFHPVVAALTNPARRNRRLLITPEARNSLANNAELPELSELESGVKECRTVARPEIDAMLPSGAVHQGLLLECAPLPALSLNEACSRDGGRAPVLLLDQVSDPHNVGAILRSAAAFGARAVILQERHSPAATGALAKAASGALETVPLVRVTNLSRAMRQLQDMGYWLIGLDSAAGIRLGGESVRHPVALVLGAEGSGLRRLTRENCDTLAAIKLTDSMHSLNVSNAAAVALYQLTQSD is encoded by the coding sequence ATGACCCGCAATAGACGAATAAACCATCGTGCCAAAAATCCGCAGGAAAAGACCGCCAAATCGGCGGCGGCGGAACAAATATACGGCTTTCATCCAGTGGTGGCGGCGCTCACCAACCCGGCGCGGCGAAATCGACGTCTGCTGATCACCCCCGAAGCGCGAAATTCGCTCGCAAATAACGCTGAGTTGCCCGAATTGTCGGAGTTGGAAAGCGGCGTGAAAGAGTGCCGGACCGTGGCACGCCCGGAAATCGACGCCATGTTGCCTTCAGGAGCCGTGCATCAGGGCCTTCTCCTCGAATGCGCGCCTTTACCCGCTCTTTCCCTGAATGAAGCTTGCTCACGCGACGGCGGCAGAGCACCCGTGCTGCTACTCGATCAGGTGAGCGATCCGCACAATGTCGGAGCGATATTGCGTTCCGCCGCCGCCTTCGGCGCGCGCGCCGTGATCCTTCAAGAGCGCCATTCCCCTGCCGCTACCGGTGCACTGGCCAAGGCGGCCTCCGGAGCGCTCGAAACCGTACCTCTGGTGAGAGTCACCAATCTGTCACGCGCCATGCGCCAGTTACAGGATATGGGGTATTGGCTAATCGGCCTCGATTCGGCAGCCGGCATACGGCTTGGCGGAGAATCGGTGAGACATCCGGTGGCACTGGTGTTGGGCGCTGAAGGCAGCGGTCTGAGACGCTTAACACGCGAGAATTGTGACACCCTGGCAGCGATAAAACTGACCGATTCCATGCACAGCCTGAACGTTTCCAACGCCGCCGCAGTGGCGCTTTACCAGCTAACACAAAGTGATTAA
- a CDS encoding cupin domain-containing protein, producing MADSLRLPALDPMTVANRREPDYPGEFKNIVAGRARRALGDAVGLQQFGVNLVMLAPGAASAQRHWHSKEDEFVIILNGEVVLISDSGEQTLKAGDTAGFPAGTADGHHLVNLGSEDARYLEIGSRVAGDVVSYPDIDLVYLGDEGIFTDKLGKAY from the coding sequence ATGGCTGATTCGTTGCGCTTGCCGGCGTTGGATCCGATGACCGTCGCCAACAGGCGGGAACCCGACTACCCGGGGGAGTTTAAAAATATTGTCGCGGGGCGGGCACGTCGGGCGCTTGGGGACGCAGTTGGATTGCAACAATTCGGTGTGAATTTGGTGATGTTGGCGCCGGGAGCGGCCTCAGCGCAACGCCACTGGCACAGCAAAGAGGATGAATTCGTGATAATTCTGAACGGCGAAGTCGTGCTGATCAGCGACAGCGGTGAGCAGACCCTCAAGGCTGGCGATACGGCGGGATTTCCTGCCGGCACCGCGGATGGCCATCATCTCGTGAACCTGGGTTCAGAAGATGCCCGATATCTCGAAATTGGCAGCCGGGTCGCCGGCGATGTGGTGAGTTACCCGGATATCGACTTGGTCTATCTGGGTGACGAAGGAATATTCACTGACAAGCTTGGAAAGGCATACTAA
- a CDS encoding MoaD/ThiS family protein — translation MSTPSIGHNRPSLIIQTEVRLFNSLAHHNDAPLEPQTLSMAAGSTLGDLLREIALPAGRVHIAMVNGRDVTPDLNGGIEIGHLLKDGDVVALSGPVPYSWGYGSPVV, via the coding sequence ATGAGTACGCCGTCGATCGGCCACAATCGGCCCAGCCTGATTATTCAAACTGAAGTGAGATTGTTCAATTCCTTGGCGCATCACAATGACGCGCCGTTGGAGCCACAAACCCTGAGCATGGCCGCCGGCAGCACGCTTGGCGATTTGCTGCGCGAAATCGCATTGCCGGCAGGGCGGGTACATATCGCCATGGTCAATGGTCGCGACGTGACGCCTGACCTGAACGGCGGCATCGAAATCGGGCACCTGCTGAAGGACGGCGACGTCGTGGCGCTCTCTGGACCGGTGCCCTACAGCTGGGGTTATGGCTCGCCGGTGGTGTGA
- a CDS encoding VOC family protein, translating to MTGFNIVATNHTSFTVSDMDRSLGYFCDVLGFELLNRSPRDIAFIERVVAIPGADIEVAYVQAPGHRLELIEYRAPDGRRQVESRPCDTGFAHVAFDVDDIDAVIAASEKAGVRPLGPPQDLHHGPNKGGRVVYTRDADGITVEFIQPPK from the coding sequence ATGACCGGCTTCAACATCGTGGCAACCAATCACACCAGCTTCACAGTGTCCGATATGGATCGTTCATTGGGCTATTTCTGCGATGTGCTCGGGTTTGAGCTATTGAACCGCTCGCCGCGCGATATTGCCTTTATCGAACGCGTCGTGGCGATTCCCGGTGCCGATATCGAGGTCGCTTATGTCCAGGCGCCTGGTCATCGCTTGGAATTAATCGAATATCGCGCACCGGACGGCCGCCGTCAGGTGGAATCACGCCCCTGTGATACCGGCTTCGCCCATGTCGCCTTCGATGTCGATGATATCGACGCGGTTATCGCCGCTTCCGAGAAGGCCGGCGTCAGGCCACTTGGGCCGCCGCAGGATCTCCATCACGGGCCGAACAAGGGTGGCCGGGTTGTTTATACGCGCGACGCCGACGGCATCACCGTGGAATTCATCCAGCCGCCGAAATAG
- a CDS encoding tetratricopeptide repeat protein: MPVFPLLPDGKLFTRLSRFALWLAVVMLIANPLGAESADEQAASTDWLRRLAESGTSEGQMILLDQAMQGSAEAQYALAILFRGDSGIPADMNQARHWYQAAASRGHAAALESLRYLASEGDGAAFYALGVLNRDGLGVPRDLDKARQAFLWAGEAGHVEALFAAADMLSNGMGGTTDTATARATYAQVVRLCRSALKMDGEGNNDDRAAIDIRTAAQYWIAKVYLLGAGEFERDAVAAALWFADAASSGLGSAQYELGRLYLQGRGVPLDREKALVWLEYAAAQGVKGAAEEIAQINN, encoded by the coding sequence TTGCCGGTTTTTCCGCTGCTGCCTGACGGTAAATTGTTCACCCGATTGTCCCGCTTTGCATTGTGGCTTGCCGTTGTAATGCTGATCGCCAATCCGCTTGGCGCCGAATCGGCCGACGAACAGGCTGCATCGACGGATTGGCTGCGCAGGCTGGCCGAAAGCGGCACCTCAGAAGGCCAAATGATCCTGCTCGATCAGGCCATGCAGGGTTCTGCCGAGGCGCAGTACGCGCTGGCTATCCTTTTTCGCGGCGACTCTGGTATTCCCGCTGACATGAATCAGGCGCGGCACTGGTACCAAGCGGCAGCGTCGCGGGGCCATGCGGCGGCATTGGAAAGCCTGCGCTATCTCGCCAGCGAGGGCGACGGCGCGGCGTTTTATGCCTTGGGTGTGCTTAACCGTGACGGCCTCGGCGTGCCGCGCGACTTAGATAAGGCGCGGCAAGCCTTCCTTTGGGCAGGCGAGGCTGGTCACGTTGAGGCGCTGTTCGCAGCCGCGGACATGTTGTCAAACGGCATGGGCGGCACCACCGACACCGCCACGGCGCGCGCTACCTATGCGCAGGTTGTGCGCCTCTGCCGGAGCGCCCTGAAGATGGACGGCGAGGGAAACAACGACGATCGCGCTGCGATCGACATACGCACCGCGGCACAATATTGGATCGCCAAAGTATATCTGCTCGGGGCCGGAGAATTTGAGCGCGATGCGGTAGCGGCGGCTTTGTGGTTTGCTGATGCCGCGAGCTCGGGGCTAGGTTCTGCACAGTACGAATTAGGGCGCCTCTATCTGCAAGGTCGCGGCGTGCCGCTCGATCGGGAGAAAGCGCTGGTCTGGCTCGAATACGCGGCAGCACAAGGCGTCAAGGGCGCGGCCGAAGAAATCGCTCAAATCAATAACTAG
- a CDS encoding aspartate/glutamate racemase family protein translates to MGIRLGMITPSLNTVLEPVTYGLLHDLPDVSAHFSRVRVTQISLDENCADQFAAAPMIEAARLLMDAHVDAICWNGTAGGWLGVENDAALCATISEAVGVPVTSATQAVTGLFREAGVTKFGLVTPYVDELQRQIVAKYSDAGFECVGEAHLGRDDGYNFAQIEDDTWSRLIREVAASGPQAITTMCTNISGAPLAEPMERETGIPLVDSISASLWDTMRLAGANPARITGWGKMFAGFSAAA, encoded by the coding sequence ATGGGAATTCGCCTCGGTATGATTACACCGTCGCTCAACACCGTCTTGGAGCCGGTGACGTATGGGTTGCTGCATGATTTACCCGATGTGAGCGCGCATTTCAGCCGTGTCCGGGTGACGCAAATCTCGCTTGATGAAAATTGTGCCGATCAGTTCGCGGCGGCGCCGATGATCGAGGCGGCGCGCCTGCTGATGGACGCCCATGTCGATGCCATCTGCTGGAATGGCACCGCCGGCGGTTGGCTCGGCGTTGAGAACGATGCCGCGCTCTGTGCGACGATCAGCGAGGCGGTTGGTGTTCCGGTAACCAGCGCTACCCAGGCCGTAACCGGCCTGTTCCGCGAAGCTGGAGTAACGAAATTTGGCCTGGTCACGCCCTATGTTGACGAATTGCAGCGCCAGATCGTCGCCAAATATTCTGACGCCGGATTCGAATGTGTCGGTGAAGCGCATCTTGGCCGCGATGACGGCTATAATTTCGCCCAGATCGAAGACGACACGTGGAGCAGGTTGATTCGCGAGGTCGCCGCGAGCGGGCCGCAGGCAATTACCACCATGTGTACCAATATCAGCGGCGCACCTTTGGCCGAGCCTATGGAACGCGAAACCGGAATCCCGTTGGTCGACAGCATTTCGGCCTCGCTCTGGGATACGATGAGGCTGGCTGGCGCAAATCCGGCGCGTATCACCGGCTGGGGCAAGATGTTTGCCGGTTTTTCCGCTGCTGCCTGA
- a CDS encoding DUF1028 domain-containing protein, which translates to MALNLTTFSISARDPHDGTLGVAVSTKVPAVGSLCPFVRFGAGAVSTQAWVNPSLGPLILDRMARGESADQALDHVISEETDAELRQLGVVDVNGGSAAFTGRDTDGWSGHRTGADYSVQGNMLVGEDTLAAMERVFLCATAPTLGERLLMALEAGQAAGGDRRGRQSAAVIVRGPEVFPLVDLRVDEHPDPVKELRRIFEVAKIELFPFVKALPSSQNPRGDFAAVRATMAPKD; encoded by the coding sequence ATGGCCCTCAATCTCACAACATTTTCCATTTCCGCGCGGGACCCCCACGACGGCACCCTCGGCGTCGCGGTTTCCACCAAAGTTCCAGCTGTCGGCAGTCTGTGCCCGTTTGTTCGCTTTGGCGCCGGCGCTGTTTCCACCCAAGCTTGGGTCAATCCCAGTCTCGGACCGCTGATTCTCGACCGCATGGCGCGAGGGGAAAGCGCGGACCAAGCGCTTGACCATGTGATTTCCGAAGAAACCGATGCCGAACTGCGCCAACTGGGGGTAGTGGATGTCAACGGCGGCTCGGCCGCCTTTACCGGGCGCGATACCGACGGCTGGTCCGGCCACCGGACGGGGGCGGACTACAGCGTGCAAGGCAATATGTTGGTCGGCGAGGACACCCTTGCTGCGATGGAAAGAGTGTTTTTATGCGCCACCGCGCCAACTCTTGGGGAGCGTCTCTTAATGGCGCTCGAGGCCGGCCAAGCGGCCGGCGGCGACCGCCGCGGCCGCCAATCCGCCGCAGTAATCGTCCGCGGACCGGAAGTCTTCCCGCTTGTTGATTTACGAGTCGATGAGCATCCCGACCCGGTTAAGGAGTTGCGGCGTATTTTTGAGGTCGCCAAAATCGAACTTTTCCCGTTCGTAAAGGCGCTTCCCTCATCGCAGAATCCGCGCGGCGATTTTGCTGCCGTTCGTGCCACGATGGCCCCTAAGGATTGA